GAACAAAGAAGAGGATAAACCTTTTCAGATAAAGTGGAACAACACCTATAACAGTCCCAGATTCATCCTTAGCACCAATGTGCCGCGGCATCCATCCTGTTTCCTAAAAGCAATTAAATAGATCAACGGAGTATCCAAGAGAAGCTATTCAGCTTAGCAAAGATAGTAAACCGAAAGAACTCCATTCAGGAACAATAGGAAGAGAAGCCAAAACCTAAAGGTACCGAGAGGGTGCTAATCCATTAAAAAAACTACTTCACTAGGTAGACATCAAATTCTACAAAACTCAATAGTCCCTCTTCATTCAAAGAGAAACTTCGCGGCATATACCAGAAATAAAAGGAACTTCTTTTTTCCCCGTCTGTTAGAGCATCAGAAGGAGAGACATCTCTCTAGAGACAGAAACCTATCGGGCCGACAAGCTGTCGGACGTAAAAGCATCAGGGACACCCCACAAGTAGCAGTGTGCAACCAACTTATCAGTGAAAGCTTATGCACGAAGGAACCGAGGGATAATTATGCCAAGGACTCCAATATCAATGAAACAAATACCAATCATCCAATCCTCCTCTCATAAGAACGCAAAAATTACGTTGATGAACGACAATCTCAACCCCTAGAATGCGAAATCTCACCTTCACAGCAGAATTAGACTCCTCCAAACTCGAAAGGAACCCGTGCGAGAGAAACGGATTATGCTTCACAGGGCCAGTAGCATCAAGAGCACACGCATCCCAATCATCCGCCGAAACCTCGGAGATGGAATTAACAACCGAGGGTGATATGTGCTTCGGCCTCGACTCCGCCGCCGCGACATCCTGCGCGACAGAACACGAACCTATTCATTCCGTACATCCCGGAAACAGAACCATCGCGAACGTGACTATGAACATACCTCGGCGCCCGGCGCCGTCAGAGCATAATAGCCGAGGGAAAGATCGACGGTCTCGCGAGGCTCCAGAGACTTCTTCGACCACCAGAACAGCGCGCGgattccggcggcggcggcggcggtggctcggaGTCGGAGTTGATGACGAGTTCGTCGGAGGGAGGAAATCGGACGGAGGCCTAGAAATTGCCGAGAGACCAACACGAGTATAGTGGGAGGCGAAGGCGGTCAGGAACCAGCTGCGACTGGCGGGGCTCTTGGAGGAGGCGATGTGCCAGAGGTAGATGACCGgcgaggcggaggtggagggggtGGGATGCGCTGAGAAGGAAGTGCAGCTCGTTCTCTGTCTACTCTTCGAcgaagagagagacaaaacccaaaaaattcaagtgaggagagagaaaatttaagcGGGAGTGCAGCGCATTTATTACCCTTCCGATCCGTCCTTTCTTCGctagccgagccgagccgagccaccagccaTTTATTTcagagagagtgagaagaaagaggagagagacagaagCGCAGAAGATGGAGGGGCGTCGAGTGGTGGGCCCCGCGCTTGAACGTCCGACGCCGTGCCTACGTGGAGCCACGTGTCGATCGTTGAGTGATCTTATCCATATGCCTACGTGGAGGGTAagacccacccaatattttcttgtgatcaaatggtTAATAGAGTGAGATAGAAGCAACAAATCCACTCACGTCACTTTACCACTCGATCTATGGACTACGTGGAGATGCACTGGGGGAATCGGCAGGACGTTCACCGGGCACATCTCTGTGGAGCTGAGAATCTCTTTCACCATTTCGTAAATCCGGACTTTCAAGTGTAGAAGGtgtaaaatatgggttttgacccagtcaaaaaaataaaataaaataaaaaggagaaagaaggagagaggaatcGAGAGTTTTCaggagagggaaaagagaagagagagagagagagagagaagaagaaaaaagaaaaaaaaggaaaaagaaaagaaaaaggaggagataaaagggaaagagagaaggaaagaaggggagagagggaCGACAGAGAGCCCGAACacgagaagaagaaagagagaaagaagaagaagaagaagaagaaagagggttTTGCGCGTTCTCGTCATGGGAGCCTCGCCAAGCCGCATTAACTACGTAACGCAACGCCCGGTAAGTGCTCATGCCGCCCATTCATTCAATTGGAGTAGTTTCGGACCTAAGGCctgaaattcggaattttgggaaaatcgagcggcgaagtatgatttttgagtcgttgagctgcatatttttatagaaatgttactttgggatgttgtgaagctatagtatcttacggatcgtgatttgagcttgcggtTTGTTTGGaacggaattttgaagttgggaGCGCATTCTGTTACTGTAGCGACAGTAAgttttgagctttttttttttttttttgggtactgtTTTGGGGTGGCtgagttggggttgttgttgtACATTAAGAGACCTTTCTAAAGACTGTAAGATGGCTTGAaacggaattttgtggaggaagttatggcgcGATAAAGTTGGCGCATGGGCTGCGCCTTGCGGGAAATTGATGTGTTTTCGATAAATGCGAGTTTTCGTGGCACATAGGTGTTGTTTTATCGACAAATAGGCTTAGTATAGACGAGTCATTATGCGAATATCCTTTTTACTCGgacttttgataatatttttccgTTAATTATTAGGGATCCGAGTGCGTTGGTTCGAGTGAGCGTCGTAGTTGATTTTCGACTTTCCTAGGTGAGTGGTgctatctcttctaagaatttataagctcatgtttttaaaatgataaatgatTGATATTATATGAGTCATGAATAAGtatatttgttgcataaaactTGGATTAGGCATTTACTGCGTTTTGGTATTTTAGAATAGTGTGAgaatttttggtggaaatataTGTTTTGTTTGATGAACGGTTGAGAAATATTACATATTTTGAGTTTGTGAAACCTTTTTACGAAGATCTCGGCTTTGAGATGGTTTATAGAAGGCTATATGAATATCGATTTGTGATGAgctttttgaaatatatttgatttgaaattgattcaTGAGACGAgtcttgaaaattatttgagaatgttttatgaaaagtatttttagCGGATAAGTTGAGTTGCGAAATCTTTTCGTGATATATGAAATGTCTTATGGATTTGGTTTGAGAATTATGGATGGTGTTGTTCTGGATTGATGTGGATGCTCAATATCGttgttgtcgcgacctaaattttcagggcaatcctaaagtttaggttaatggattactaagtccgagacttggcgcggaccctcccaagtcctaccaattgtgacttgatagaaattaattcatttaaacatgcaatttcaatttggagccgccactaaccaattagggctggttagaatcccaagtaaagtatgggagaatactttactattgcgaaccagagattcaataggtccggagacatgattacgctagattaatctaacgccctttcggtaccttttattttaatttcaaaaatattttgcaggcaatgttgattaattttaacttaagctactaacatgtaaatggtggtcatgcgggtgcacaatcaataaaataacattcaataaaacaaatgctaataaaaatgcatgccctaaacatgatttctaaatgacatgacacctaattttttttttcttttaaaagatgttaattatatgcaatcttaatttaaacttaatatgcatgaatttattttaatgacatgcgagatgcaattcatatggtatgacttaaacttatcactatatgtatgcaatctaatttatataattctaaatatgcatgtgctacgtgatatatgatgaatgacatggtaaatctatatgcatgttctttttatgatttttttaatgatttttatacatatatgcaacctacactaaataatgatgatatgaaatgagattaattatgaattaacctattaactaaccaaggaaatgatctttagttttttttttaatcttttaatgacataatgtttttttattgaaaagaaagtaacttaatggtgcaatgatcgtcttttagcattttcctttttattaaaaaataaactataactcacatggcatgcataacatttttttttttttactaaatgaaaattgaattaatctaaaactaattagactaactgaagtgaatgatattctaatttattttaggaatcaatttaacttaaactatattttatcctaaaagctatataaaaaatcaagagatgcgaaccttatttaaaattagccctaacaaaaatcacccatctaaaagtataatctaaaaattataatcgtataaatgcaattctaatttactaaccctaagACTATAGTCCTattttactaaacctaaatgctctaatgcaatatttagatttttatgcattttctgatttttatttattttttatttaatctttctaaacaagtaattatttaaaagaatgaagataagaattaaaataaccgaaaaataatccgttgtctcacggattaaattaacaattattttaactctataatgttttaacaattgaaatactatcaaaattcctaaaaattaaagtaattaaaaaaatgacccgacgtcttacgggtcaaattaataattaccataatttgggataaaatacCTAGCTTAATGCCTACgagatttataaaagaaaacacacctcaatattctaaattgaacaataataacaaaataaataaaataaagaaaaaacaaactacctaatttgcttttctttttttttttttttgtttttgttttcttctttttcttcccaagcACGGCTTGTGCTCGTGCGGCTGGTCACCGGCTCCAAGTGAGGGGCGGTGGTTGTAACGGTGGCGTTAGCAACCCGGCGGCAGGGGCACAAGCAGCTAGCTTGGCGTCACTTGGAAGGGGTGCGGCGGTTGGCGGAGCTAGGCGGGCTTGGGCGAAGGCGCTGCGGTGCTCGCGCGTCGGGCTGCAAGCGGATCGGTGGCGCCGCAGTGTCGTGCGAGGCGTCCGAGGAGGAGCGGTCGCGGATGCCGCGCTGCGCCTGCAACCGATCGGCGGGTTGCGGAGCGCCGGCGAGGAAGGCGTGGCGTCGGGTCGTCGCGCGATGATGCTCGCGGTGGCACAACTGGCGAGTGGAGTGGCGGTGGTTGCACGTCGCAGCGAGATCGGCGAAAGGGAGTGACCGCGGCTCGGCTACCTAGGCCGAGCTTGCAATGGTGGACACGGGGACTTGGATCCGGGGCTCGGGCGGCGCGGGGATGGAGACGCTGGGTTGTGAGCCGGCGGGTCGACTTGGGGTCCGGCGAGCGAGGAATCGGGTCGCGGCACGGCAAAGCAACTCGGCGTGACGGAATCTCGGAGCAGCGTAGCTCGGTGGTGTCGGCGCAGCGCGGGTCGTCGGAGCAGAGGGCTGTTCGTCGGGCTCCGGTGCTGCTCGAAGGGCTGGGCTCGCGGAAAAATTGGTTCGGCAGTGTTGGTGAGGAGGAGCAAAGAGCGCAGCGTGGGTGGGACGGCGTCGCGCTCCGGCGGAGGTGCGGTCGCTGGACACTAGGGCGGCAGCGCTTGCGGGGACGTGCAGCGGCGGAGGTCCGGATGACCGGTCGAGCAGATGCGGACGGGGAAGcctggagaagatgaacaaagtagcttttttcctttttttctaccttctctctc
This genomic stretch from Eucalyptus grandis isolate ANBG69807.140 chromosome 3, ASM1654582v1, whole genome shotgun sequence harbors:
- the LOC120291653 gene encoding uncharacterized protein LOC120291653, giving the protein MVKEILSSTEMCPVNVLPIPPVHLHVVHRSSGLRPISSLRRTRHQLRLRATAAAAAGIRALFWWSKKSLEPRETVDLSLGYYALTAPGAEDVAAAESRPKHISPSVVNSISEVSADDWDACALDATGPVKHNPFLSHGFLSSLEESNSAVKETGWMPRHIGAKDESGTVIGVVPLYLKRFILFFVLRIRFIFSETSNR